One segment of Paenibacillus rhizovicinus DNA contains the following:
- a CDS encoding SDR family NAD(P)-dependent oxidoreductase, with translation MATGKLQGRVAVITGAGTGLGQATALAFAAEGAHVALIGRRPGKLEETAAAIRAAGEAGRVLVVQADVSSEQDVQHAVGWIAAELGAVDILVNNAALLEPGSVLELEAAEWTRQLATNLTGPFLMTRAVLPFMRRARYGRIINITSGLASNGAGGYAAYSASKAGLESLTRTTADEEHNYGILANAFNPGTIRTEMHATGKDPQGVTPELVRLASLPRHSETGSIIAI, from the coding sequence ATGGCAACAGGCAAACTGCAAGGACGAGTCGCTGTCATCACGGGGGCGGGAACGGGACTGGGCCAAGCGACCGCGCTTGCGTTCGCGGCGGAAGGCGCGCATGTCGCGCTGATCGGGAGACGGCCCGGCAAGCTGGAAGAAACGGCCGCGGCGATTCGCGCGGCAGGCGAGGCCGGACGCGTGCTCGTCGTGCAAGCCGACGTTTCTTCCGAGCAAGACGTCCAGCATGCCGTCGGCTGGATTGCTGCCGAGCTCGGCGCCGTCGATATCCTCGTGAACAATGCGGCACTGCTCGAGCCCGGCTCCGTGCTGGAATTGGAAGCCGCGGAGTGGACAAGGCAGCTTGCTACGAATTTGACCGGACCGTTCCTGATGACGCGGGCCGTCCTTCCATTCATGCGCCGGGCCCGCTACGGGCGGATCATCAATATTACGTCAGGCCTGGCAAGCAACGGCGCAGGCGGGTACGCCGCTTACAGCGCATCCAAGGCCGGCTTGGAATCGCTCACGCGCACGACGGCCGATGAGGAGCATAACTACGGAATCCTGGCCAATGCGTTCAATCCCGGCACGATCCGCACCGAAATGCACGCCACGGGCAAAGATCCGCAAGGGGTCACGCCTGAGCTGGTGCGCCTTGCGTCACTGCCCCGGCATAGCGAGACGGGATCGATTATTGCGATCTGA
- a CDS encoding MFS transporter yields MEQGKHTVQSRWFAGKDKGNMRTVSNEIGGKRDFNTRTLDGQAILLLAVQALLGTANALSGTFLPIYLWKSSQSFALVGYFNLTQFVVSGLTFWLAGKWVKEHNKMNSLRFGVALSGLFYFVVLMLGKAAVTYAVPLGIMIGIGNGLFWLAFNVVYFEVTEPGNRDRFNGWAGLLGSGAGIVAPWISGWLITMSKGERGYHIIFTVSSIIFAVAVVLSFWLKKRESSGTYEWLHGFRQLREPGNPWRHAVPAIICQGVREGVYMFFVGLLVFLATKNEGKLGNFSLVTSLVALVSFWLIGRMLKPERRRAAMLIGSIAVTAVIAPLFWPLSYTTLLIFGIGTALFMPLYIIPMTSTVFDLIGSTEDSAKQREEFVILREAGLTVGRMIGVAAYLLVLPYMEDSTYVVPGLMLAVGAFPILGWWLMRNLVGKAAAQGRKETETSS; encoded by the coding sequence TTGGAGCAGGGTAAACATACCGTTCAATCGCGCTGGTTCGCGGGCAAGGATAAGGGAAACATGCGGACCGTATCTAATGAAATCGGCGGAAAACGGGATTTCAACACCCGTACGCTGGACGGACAAGCGATATTGCTGCTTGCCGTTCAGGCGCTGCTCGGTACGGCCAATGCGCTGTCGGGAACGTTTTTGCCGATTTATCTATGGAAGTCCAGCCAGTCCTTTGCGCTGGTCGGTTATTTCAATTTGACGCAATTCGTCGTAAGCGGACTCACGTTCTGGCTGGCGGGCAAATGGGTCAAGGAACATAATAAGATGAACAGTCTCCGGTTCGGCGTGGCGCTGTCCGGCTTGTTCTATTTCGTCGTGCTGATGCTGGGGAAAGCCGCCGTCACGTATGCGGTGCCGCTAGGCATTATGATCGGCATCGGCAACGGACTGTTCTGGCTGGCGTTCAACGTCGTTTATTTCGAGGTGACGGAGCCGGGCAACCGCGATCGGTTTAACGGCTGGGCGGGACTTCTCGGATCGGGAGCAGGCATCGTGGCGCCTTGGATTTCGGGCTGGCTCATTACGATGAGCAAGGGCGAGCGCGGCTATCATATTATTTTCACGGTGTCGTCCATCATCTTCGCGGTAGCCGTGGTGCTAAGCTTCTGGTTAAAGAAGCGGGAATCGTCCGGTACCTACGAGTGGCTGCATGGCTTCCGGCAGCTGCGCGAACCGGGCAATCCGTGGCGTCACGCCGTTCCGGCGATCATTTGCCAAGGCGTGCGCGAAGGCGTGTACATGTTCTTCGTGGGCCTGCTCGTCTTTTTGGCTACGAAGAATGAAGGGAAGCTCGGCAATTTCTCCCTCGTAACGTCGCTCGTGGCGCTGGTCAGCTTCTGGCTGATCGGACGCATGCTGAAGCCTGAGCGAAGACGGGCTGCGATGCTGATCGGCTCGATTGCCGTGACCGCCGTTATTGCGCCGCTGTTCTGGCCGTTATCTTATACCACGCTGCTGATTTTCGGCATTGGAACGGCACTGTTCATGCCGCTCTACATTATTCCGATGACGTCGACGGTGTTTGATCTGATCGGCAGCACGGAGGACAGCGCGAAACAGCGCGAAGAGTTCGTCATTCTGCGCGAAGCGGGATTGACGGTTGGACGTATGATCGGCGTAGCCGCCTATTTGCTCGTTCTGCCTTACATGGAGGATTCGACCTACGTCGTGCCTGGGCTGATGCTGGCAGTAGGAGCTTTTCCCATTCTCGGCTGGTGGCTGATGCGGAACTTGGTGGGGAAGGCCGCTGCGCAAGGAAGGAAAGAAACAGAGACCTCTTCGTGA
- a CDS encoding phage holin family protein, protein MHFLGHVVRFIVAAIVLMIVGYIVPDFSVGGFWSAFFLALVIAALGWIVEGIFGKRVTPFGRGIVGFLMSALVIWVAQFIVGGVSVTWLGAILAALVIGIIDLFIPISTPYEAGRDRDRA, encoded by the coding sequence ATGCATTTTCTTGGTCATGTCGTTCGATTTATTGTAGCCGCGATCGTATTGATGATTGTCGGTTACATTGTGCCTGACTTCAGCGTAGGCGGATTCTGGAGCGCGTTCTTCCTGGCGCTTGTCATCGCTGCCCTCGGCTGGATCGTGGAAGGGATTTTCGGCAAGAGAGTTACGCCGTTCGGACGCGGCATCGTCGGCTTCCTGATGAGCGCGCTGGTCATTTGGGTCGCGCAGTTCATTGTCGGAGGGGTTTCGGTCACTTGGCTTGGGGCGATACTTGCCGCGCTCGTCATCGGCATCATCGACCTGTTCATTCCGATCAGCACGCCGTACGAGGCCGGAAGAGACCGCGATCGCGCATAG
- a CDS encoding cupredoxin domain-containing protein: MKKMLLISMMLAAAIFVLAACGSNSNSNTNNSSSSNVEDTGTAASAKVTIKAKRFEFDKPVYNIKKGEPTEITVVSEDGVHGVEIPDFDDLKLVSGKAKVVTFNDAGTYEFHCDIPCGNGHGKMVAKIVVE; encoded by the coding sequence ATGAAAAAAATGCTGCTTATCTCCATGATGCTTGCCGCTGCGATCTTCGTTCTGGCTGCTTGCGGCTCGAACTCGAATTCCAATACGAACAACAGCTCGAGCTCCAACGTTGAAGACACGGGCACGGCTGCTTCCGCCAAAGTAACGATCAAGGCGAAGCGCTTCGAATTCGACAAGCCTGTCTACAACATCAAAAAAGGCGAGCCGACCGAAATCACCGTCGTATCCGAAGACGGCGTTCACGGCGTGGAGATCCCCGATTTCGACGATCTGAAGCTTGTCTCCGGCAAAGCAAAGGTCGTAACGTTCAATGACGCGGGCACCTACGAATTCCATTGCGACATTCCATGCGGCAACGGTCACGGCAAAATGGTTGCCAAAATCGTCGTCGAATAA
- the cysK gene encoding cysteine synthase A, whose protein sequence is MPRIVNDITALIGETPVVALNRMQEQGSAEVLVKLERFNPSGSVKDRAAYALIASGEARGLLKPGATIIEPTSGNTGIGLAMNAAAKGYKLILVMPDNMTKERIGLLKAYGAEVELTPAAERMPGAIKRAFELQAERPGSYIPNQFENEANPEIHRVTTAPEILRQTDGRLDVFVASAGTGGTITGTGETLKAAIPGLYVAVVEPLGSPVLSGGKPGPHKLVGTSPGFVPSILNTSVYDEIVQVADDAAVDTMRRLAREEGLLLGPSSGASVWAAMEQARRIGPGGRVLCIAPDSGERYLSMGLF, encoded by the coding sequence ATGCCGCGCATTGTGAATGATATTACGGCGCTGATTGGGGAAACGCCCGTCGTGGCGTTGAATCGGATGCAGGAACAAGGCTCCGCGGAAGTGCTGGTAAAGCTGGAACGCTTTAACCCGAGCGGGAGCGTCAAGGACCGGGCGGCCTATGCGCTGATCGCGTCAGGGGAAGCGCGAGGCTTGCTGAAGCCGGGCGCGACCATCATCGAGCCGACGAGCGGGAATACCGGCATCGGTCTGGCGATGAACGCTGCGGCCAAAGGCTACAAGCTGATTCTCGTTATGCCTGACAATATGACGAAAGAACGGATCGGGCTGCTGAAAGCCTATGGCGCGGAGGTCGAGCTGACACCCGCGGCGGAACGGATGCCGGGCGCAATCAAGCGTGCATTCGAGCTGCAGGCGGAGCGGCCGGGAAGCTACATTCCGAATCAATTCGAGAACGAAGCCAATCCAGAAATCCACCGCGTGACGACCGCGCCGGAAATCCTTCGTCAAACGGACGGCAGATTGGATGTGTTCGTCGCCTCGGCGGGAACAGGCGGCACGATAACGGGAACGGGAGAAACGTTGAAAGCCGCCATTCCCGGGCTCTATGTCGCCGTTGTGGAGCCGCTCGGCTCGCCCGTGCTGTCCGGCGGCAAACCCGGGCCGCATAAGCTTGTCGGCACGAGCCCGGGTTTCGTCCCGAGCATCTTGAATACGTCCGTGTATGATGAAATCGTGCAAGTGGCGGACGATGCGGCGGTAGATACGATGCGCAGGCTCGCCCGGGAAGAAGGGCTGCTGCTCGGACCTTCGTCCGGCGCGTCCGTCTGGGCCGCAATGGAACAGGCCCGCCGGATCGGACCGGGCGGGCGGGTGCTCTGCATAGCTCCTGACAGCGGTGAGCGTTATTTAAGTATGGGGTTATTTTAA
- the pheT gene encoding phenylalanine--tRNA ligase subunit beta, producing the protein MNVSYKWLSQYIDLDGYAGKQLAELMTSGGIEIDVVESRNKGVTGVVVGRVLTKEKHPDADKLNVTTVDVGGPEPLQIVCGAKNVAAGQLVPVATIGAVLPGDFAIKKAKLRGVESQGMICSAKELGLNDKLLPKEQQEGILVLPEGTEIGASILDVLAIDDEVLELDLTPNRSDCLSMLGVAYEVGALTGRTVKLPDSRLSDSAEQASAHVSVRIDAKEQCAHYSARYIKGVQVGPSPLWMQNRLMAAGIRPISNVVDITNFVMLEYGQPLHAFDADRIQDGRIVVRLANDGETMTTLDGQERKLEPHMLVIADGQSPLALAGVMGGADSEVTASTVNILLESARFDGGTVRKTSRQVGLRSESSVRFEKGVDPARVIPALDRAAALMAQYAGGHVLDGVVEEIAEPAAKTIVTVSIDKINRYLGTELSKLELETIFGRLQFPFQLSDDGVFTVDVPSRRGDITRDVDLIEEAARLFGYDNIPTTAIEGAATPGALTKPQAIRRELRKRLTDAGLHEVISYSFTHPDRTTLFPALNGADVQPVRLALPMSEDRSVLRTSLLPQLLETAVYNRNRKNDDAAIFEIGSVFHTDEETLTRLPHEKHRLAILLTGSRVRAEWNSKAEAYDFYDLKGMLETVADVLGVSGEIGYEAAQPEHMHPGRTAAIVFHGERGGVTIGYLGQLHPTVQIDHDLGDTYVLELELAPLYEAADFDIVYKALPRYPAMERDIAVVLNREVEAGKLMHAAAETAGELLESIRIFDIYTGEKLGADKKSVALSLVYRHPERTLTDEEVTELHGKVVAKLEQSFEAELRK; encoded by the coding sequence ATGAACGTATCTTATAAATGGTTAAGTCAATATATCGATTTGGACGGCTACGCCGGCAAGCAGCTGGCCGAGCTGATGACGAGCGGCGGCATCGAGATCGATGTCGTGGAATCCCGCAATAAAGGCGTGACCGGCGTCGTCGTCGGCCGCGTGCTGACGAAAGAGAAGCATCCCGACGCAGACAAGCTGAACGTGACCACGGTCGATGTCGGCGGTCCCGAACCGCTGCAAATCGTCTGCGGCGCGAAGAACGTCGCGGCCGGCCAGCTCGTTCCCGTCGCGACGATCGGCGCGGTGCTTCCCGGCGACTTCGCAATCAAGAAAGCCAAGCTGCGCGGCGTAGAGTCCCAAGGCATGATTTGCTCCGCCAAGGAACTCGGCTTGAACGACAAGCTGCTTCCGAAAGAACAGCAAGAGGGTATTCTCGTGCTGCCGGAAGGAACGGAGATCGGCGCTTCCATCCTTGACGTGCTCGCGATCGACGACGAGGTGCTCGAGCTTGACCTGACGCCGAACCGTTCGGACTGCCTCAGCATGCTGGGCGTTGCTTACGAAGTCGGCGCTTTGACAGGCCGCACGGTGAAGCTGCCCGACAGCCGGTTGAGCGACTCCGCGGAACAAGCGTCCGCGCATGTGTCGGTTCGCATCGATGCGAAGGAACAGTGCGCGCACTATTCCGCTCGTTACATCAAAGGCGTTCAAGTCGGACCTTCGCCGCTCTGGATGCAGAACCGCCTGATGGCGGCAGGCATCCGTCCGATCAGCAACGTCGTCGACATTACGAACTTCGTCATGCTGGAATACGGCCAGCCGCTGCATGCATTCGACGCGGATCGAATCCAAGACGGCCGCATCGTCGTGCGCCTTGCGAACGACGGCGAAACGATGACGACGCTGGACGGTCAAGAGCGGAAGCTTGAGCCGCACATGCTCGTCATCGCGGACGGCCAATCGCCGCTTGCGCTTGCTGGCGTCATGGGCGGAGCCGACTCCGAAGTAACGGCATCGACCGTTAACATCCTGCTGGAATCCGCGCGCTTCGACGGCGGCACCGTCCGCAAGACGTCCCGCCAAGTCGGGCTCCGTTCGGAATCCAGCGTTCGCTTCGAGAAAGGCGTCGATCCGGCGCGCGTGATCCCGGCGCTCGACCGGGCGGCCGCGCTGATGGCGCAATACGCCGGCGGCCATGTGCTTGACGGCGTCGTGGAAGAAATCGCGGAACCGGCAGCCAAGACGATCGTGACCGTATCCATCGACAAGATCAACCGCTACCTGGGCACGGAGTTGTCGAAGCTGGAGCTCGAGACGATTTTCGGCCGTTTGCAATTTCCGTTTCAACTTTCGGACGACGGGGTATTTACAGTAGATGTGCCGAGCCGCCGCGGCGATATTACCCGCGACGTCGACTTGATCGAAGAAGCGGCGCGCTTGTTCGGCTACGATAATATCCCGACGACGGCGATCGAGGGAGCAGCTACGCCGGGCGCGCTGACGAAGCCGCAGGCGATCCGCCGCGAGCTGCGCAAGCGGCTGACGGATGCCGGGCTGCACGAAGTGATCAGTTACTCGTTCACCCACCCGGACCGGACGACATTGTTCCCGGCCTTGAACGGCGCGGACGTTCAGCCTGTGCGCCTTGCGCTTCCGATGAGCGAGGACCGCAGCGTGCTCCGCACGAGCCTGCTGCCGCAGCTGCTTGAAACGGCCGTGTACAACCGCAATCGCAAAAACGACGACGCCGCGATATTCGAAATCGGCAGCGTCTTCCATACGGATGAAGAAACGCTTACCCGTTTGCCGCACGAGAAGCACCGTTTGGCTATTCTGCTGACCGGCAGCCGCGTGCGCGCGGAATGGAACAGCAAGGCAGAGGCATACGATTTCTACGATTTGAAAGGTATGCTGGAAACCGTGGCGGACGTGCTTGGCGTCAGCGGAGAGATTGGCTACGAAGCGGCGCAGCCTGAGCATATGCACCCGGGCCGTACCGCGGCTATCGTCTTCCACGGCGAGCGAGGAGGCGTTACGATCGGTTATCTGGGCCAGCTTCACCCGACGGTCCAAATCGACCACGATCTCGGCGATACGTACGTGCTCGAGCTTGAGCTTGCGCCGTTGTACGAAGCGGCCGACTTCGATATCGTTTATAAGGCGCTGCCTCGTTACCCGGCAATGGAACGCGACATCGCCGTCGTGCTGAACCGCGAGGTGGAAGCGGGCAAACTGATGCATGCCGCCGCCGAGACGGCAGGCGAGCTGCTGGAGTCGATTCGCATCTTCGACATCTACACCGGCGAGAAGCTGGGCGCGGATAAGAAAAGCGTCGCGCTGTCTCTCGTTTACCGTCATCCGGAGCGTACGCTGACGGACGAAGAAGTGACGGAGCTGCACGGTAAAGTCGTCGCTAAATTAGAACAATCTTTTGAAGCAGAATTGCGTAAATAG
- a CDS encoding DUF350 domain-containing protein, producing the protein MDKEVDRLLSNTFAASLAYVSVAVLALLVFLYVFELVTRYKCWQEIKKGNMAVAMATGGKIFGICNLFRFSIEANETVYQSMVWAMFGYALLLAAYFLFEFLTPVFRIDDEIQKDNRAVGFIAMIISISLSYVIGATIA; encoded by the coding sequence ATGGATAAAGAAGTTGACCGGCTGCTGAGCAATACTTTCGCGGCATCGCTCGCTTACGTTTCGGTAGCGGTGCTGGCGCTGCTCGTGTTCTTATACGTCTTCGAGCTCGTCACGCGCTATAAATGCTGGCAGGAAATCAAGAAGGGCAACATGGCCGTCGCGATGGCGACCGGAGGTAAAATATTCGGTATCTGCAATTTATTCCGTTTCTCGATCGAAGCCAACGAGACCGTCTATCAGAGCATGGTATGGGCGATGTTCGGTTACGCGCTCCTGCTCGCGGCTTATTTCCTGTTCGAATTCCTGACGCCGGTATTTCGGATCGACGATGAAATTCAGAAGGATAACCGGGCGGTCGGCTTTATCGCGATGATCATATCCATATCGCTGTCTTACGTCATCGGCGCAACGATTGCGTAA
- a CDS encoding endonuclease MutS2, with product MDSKILHTLDYAKIVYKLAQHAATALGKAEVEALHPSSDLEDVKYALQVTDEAYKADRLKGSAPFGGVADIKPSLLRSKIGGTLNPAELLEIAETVRGGRRVKRHVLQLHDDDPVPTLAAMAEQLTEHKALEDAIFFCIDDQAEVMDSASAELANIRRELRAGESRVREKLEGMIRSSSVQKMLQDAIITIRNDRYVIPVKQEYRSNFGGIIHDQSGSGATLFIEPEAIVVMNNKLRELRLGEEREIEKILQKLTALAAEYADDLILDLDLLGKLDFAFAKARLAHIMGASMPRMNDRGFLKLRKGRHPLIPREQVVPIDVELGNEYTAIIVTGPNTGGKTVSLKTIGLLSLMAMSGLYVPAEEGSQLCVFDALYADIGDEQSIEQNLSTFSSHMTNIIRILNTMTPKSLVLLDELGAGTDPAEGSALAIAILEHMHKLDCRIVATTHYSELKAYAYNRKGVINASMEFDIATLSPTYRLLVGVPGRSNAFAIAERLGLQSKIIEHARGEVSEEDIRVESMIASLEENRIGAENERQTAEALRKQLEAQQARHEAELQRFEEQREKLLAKAQDEAREVMLRAKREAEEIIADLRKLAQEEGAAVKDHKLTEARRRLDEATPEARKNAKSKAKANKPQQIENGDEVMVYSLGQRGHVVELSGSDALVQLGILKMKVAVSDLELVKRAETSKTQQPKIATSLKRTRDENVRSELDLRGSNLEEAILEVDRFLDESFLAGFGQVFIIHGHGTGVLRSGISDFLRRHKHVKGYRLGRYGEGGAGVTVAELK from the coding sequence TTGGACAGTAAAATACTACACACGCTGGATTATGCGAAAATTGTATATAAATTAGCTCAACATGCCGCGACGGCGCTCGGAAAAGCCGAGGTCGAGGCGCTGCATCCCAGTTCCGACCTGGAGGATGTCAAATACGCGCTGCAAGTGACGGACGAAGCTTACAAAGCCGACCGTCTGAAGGGAAGCGCGCCGTTCGGCGGCGTCGCAGATATCAAGCCTTCTTTGCTGCGCTCCAAAATCGGCGGTACCTTGAACCCGGCGGAGCTGCTCGAAATCGCGGAGACGGTACGGGGAGGCAGGCGCGTCAAACGTCACGTGCTTCAGCTGCATGATGACGATCCTGTACCGACGCTGGCCGCAATGGCCGAACAGCTGACGGAGCATAAGGCGCTGGAAGACGCGATCTTCTTCTGCATCGACGACCAGGCCGAAGTGATGGACAGCGCGAGCGCCGAGCTGGCGAACATCCGCAGAGAGCTCCGGGCGGGAGAGTCGCGCGTGCGCGAGAAGCTCGAAGGCATGATTCGCTCCTCTTCCGTGCAGAAGATGCTGCAGGACGCGATCATTACGATTCGGAACGATCGTTATGTAATCCCGGTCAAACAGGAATACCGCTCGAATTTCGGCGGTATTATCCACGATCAGTCGGGTTCCGGCGCGACGCTGTTCATCGAACCGGAAGCGATCGTCGTCATGAACAACAAGCTGCGCGAGCTTCGTCTTGGCGAAGAGCGCGAGATCGAGAAGATTTTGCAGAAGCTGACCGCGCTTGCGGCGGAATATGCCGATGATCTGATCCTCGATTTGGATCTGCTCGGCAAGCTGGATTTTGCCTTTGCCAAGGCGCGTCTCGCCCATATTATGGGCGCTTCCATGCCGCGGATGAACGACAGGGGCTTCTTGAAGCTGCGCAAGGGGCGGCATCCGCTTATCCCGCGGGAACAAGTCGTTCCGATCGATGTCGAGCTCGGCAACGAGTATACGGCCATCATCGTCACAGGTCCGAATACCGGTGGTAAGACTGTCTCTCTGAAAACGATCGGCCTGCTCAGCCTGATGGCCATGTCCGGCTTGTACGTGCCTGCCGAAGAAGGCAGCCAGCTTTGCGTGTTCGACGCGCTGTACGCCGATATCGGGGACGAGCAAAGCATCGAACAGAACCTCAGTACGTTTTCCAGCCATATGACGAATATCATTCGCATTTTGAACACGATGACGCCGAAGAGCCTTGTGCTGCTCGACGAGCTCGGGGCCGGAACGGACCCTGCGGAAGGTTCAGCTCTTGCCATTGCGATTCTGGAGCATATGCATAAGCTGGACTGCCGGATCGTCGCGACGACACACTATAGCGAGTTGAAAGCCTATGCCTATAACCGCAAAGGCGTCATCAATGCGAGCATGGAATTCGATATCGCTACGCTGAGCCCGACTTACCGGCTGCTGGTCGGCGTGCCTGGACGAAGCAACGCATTCGCCATCGCGGAGCGGCTCGGTTTGCAAAGCAAAATTATCGAGCATGCGCGCGGCGAAGTGAGCGAAGAGGATATTCGCGTCGAGTCGATGATCGCTTCCTTGGAGGAGAACCGGATCGGCGCCGAGAACGAGCGCCAGACCGCCGAAGCGCTACGGAAGCAATTGGAGGCGCAGCAAGCGCGCCATGAAGCAGAGCTGCAGCGGTTCGAGGAGCAGCGCGAGAAGCTGCTCGCGAAGGCGCAGGATGAAGCTCGCGAAGTGATGCTGCGCGCGAAGCGCGAGGCGGAAGAAATCATCGCCGATCTGCGCAAACTGGCGCAGGAAGAAGGCGCCGCGGTGAAGGATCATAAGCTGACGGAAGCCCGCCGAAGGCTGGACGAGGCGACGCCGGAAGCGCGCAAGAACGCCAAGAGCAAGGCGAAAGCCAACAAGCCGCAGCAAATCGAGAACGGCGACGAGGTCATGGTCTACAGCCTCGGCCAGCGGGGCCATGTCGTGGAACTGAGCGGCAGCGACGCGCTCGTTCAACTCGGCATTCTGAAGATGAAGGTGGCCGTCAGCGACCTCGAGCTCGTGAAGCGCGCCGAGACGTCCAAGACGCAGCAGCCGAAGATTGCAACCAGCTTGAAACGGACCCGCGACGAGAACGTCCGCTCGGAGCTCGACTTGCGCGGCTCGAACCTCGAAGAAGCGATTCTGGAAGTGGACCGCTTCCTGGATGAATCCTTCCTTGCCGGTTTCGGCCAGGTCTTCATTATTCACGGCCACGGAACTGGCGTGCTGCGAAGCGGAATCAGCGATTTCCTGCGCAGGCACAAGCATGTGAAAGGCTACCGCCTGGGGAGATACGGCGAGGGCGGAGCAGGCGTTACCGTAGCGGAATTGAAGTAA
- the pheS gene encoding phenylalanine--tRNA ligase subunit alpha → MKERLEALRAEALQELQEVAGPQQLNDLRVKYLGKKGALTEILRGMGSLSAEERPVIGQVGNEVRAAIEEVIETKQAAFQQAETENRLRAETIDVTLPGKKLGAGAVHPLNKVAQEIEDAFIGMGYTIAEGPEVETDFFNFEALNLPKNHPARDMQDSFYVTDEILMRTHTSPVQVRTMKAMNGKPVKVICPGKVYRRDDDDATHSFQFNQIEGLVIGPNIRMSDLKGTLLQFVQLMYGKQAQIRLRPSFFPFTEPSAEVDVTCVKCGGHGCRMCKHTGWIEILGCGMVHPRVLEMGGYDPNEMSGFAFGMGVERIAILKYGIDDIRHFYTNDLRFLSQFVRM, encoded by the coding sequence ATGAAAGAGCGTTTGGAAGCACTGCGCGCCGAGGCGCTGCAGGAGCTGCAGGAAGTTGCCGGTCCGCAGCAGCTGAACGACCTGCGGGTCAAATATTTGGGCAAGAAGGGCGCGCTGACGGAAATTCTCCGCGGCATGGGAAGCTTGAGCGCCGAAGAGCGTCCGGTTATCGGGCAAGTAGGCAATGAAGTGCGCGCCGCGATCGAAGAGGTTATCGAGACGAAGCAGGCCGCTTTCCAACAAGCCGAGACGGAGAACCGCCTTCGCGCGGAGACGATCGACGTCACGCTGCCCGGCAAGAAGCTGGGCGCGGGCGCCGTTCATCCGCTGAACAAAGTCGCGCAGGAAATCGAGGACGCGTTCATCGGAATGGGCTACACCATTGCGGAAGGACCGGAAGTCGAGACCGACTTCTTCAACTTCGAAGCGCTGAACCTGCCGAAGAACCACCCGGCGCGCGACATGCAGGATTCGTTCTACGTGACGGACGAGATTCTGATGCGGACGCACACGTCGCCGGTGCAAGTGCGCACGATGAAAGCGATGAACGGCAAACCGGTCAAAGTCATCTGCCCCGGCAAAGTATACCGCCGCGACGACGACGACGCGACGCATTCGTTCCAGTTCAATCAAATCGAAGGCCTCGTCATCGGACCGAACATCCGCATGAGCGATCTCAAGGGCACGCTGCTGCAGTTCGTGCAGCTGATGTACGGCAAGCAAGCGCAAATCCGCCTGCGTCCGAGCTTCTTCCCGTTCACGGAGCCAAGCGCGGAGGTTGACGTCACGTGCGTGAAATGCGGCGGTCACGGCTGCCGGATGTGCAAGCATACGGGCTGGATCGAGATTCTCGGCTGCGGCATGGTCCATCCGCGCGTGCTCGAAATGGGCGGCTACGACCCGAACGAAATGAGCGGTTTTGCGTTCGGCATGGGCGTGGAGCGGATCGCGATCTTGAAATACGGCATTGACGACATTCGTCATTTCTATACGAACGACCTGCGCTTCCTGAGCCAGTTTGTCCGAATGTGA